Proteins from a genomic interval of Marmoricola sp. OAE513:
- the map gene encoding type I methionyl aminopeptidase, whose translation MGWRDRGIEIKTPEQIAKMRVAGLLVGETLEVLRAAVRVGISTAELDAIAEDNIRSGGGIPSFKGYGHPPFPGSICASVNDEVVHGVPGERVLAAGDVISIDCGAIVDGWHGDAAITVAVGEVPAEVQTLMEVTEGSMWAGFAAARLGGRVSDISHAVEAHVRRHGDYGILEDYTGHGIGTEMHQPPNVPNYGKPGKGPKLELGLALAVEPMVTLGSKHTLVAEDDWTIVTTDESWAAHFEHTFTLTERGPWVLTAIDGGEAKLAELGVPFGGR comes from the coding sequence ATGGGGTGGCGCGACCGCGGGATCGAGATCAAGACTCCCGAGCAGATCGCGAAGATGCGGGTGGCCGGGCTCCTGGTCGGGGAGACGCTCGAGGTGCTGCGCGCCGCCGTACGGGTCGGGATCAGCACGGCTGAGCTCGACGCGATCGCCGAGGACAACATCCGGTCGGGCGGCGGCATCCCCTCCTTCAAGGGTTACGGGCACCCGCCGTTCCCCGGCAGCATCTGCGCGTCGGTCAACGACGAGGTGGTGCACGGGGTGCCGGGGGAGCGCGTGCTCGCCGCCGGCGACGTCATCTCGATCGACTGCGGCGCGATCGTCGACGGGTGGCACGGCGACGCGGCCATCACGGTCGCGGTCGGGGAGGTCCCTGCCGAGGTGCAGACGCTGATGGAGGTCACCGAGGGATCGATGTGGGCCGGCTTCGCCGCCGCGCGACTCGGGGGACGGGTCTCGGACATCTCCCACGCGGTGGAGGCCCACGTACGCCGCCACGGCGACTACGGGATCCTCGAGGACTACACGGGCCACGGGATCGGCACCGAGATGCACCAGCCGCCCAACGTGCCGAACTACGGCAAGCCCGGCAAGGGACCCAAGCTCGAGCTCGGTCTGGCACTCGCGGTCGAGCCCATGGTCACGCTGGGCAGCAAGCACACCCTGGTGGCCGAGGACGACTGGACGATCGTCACGACCGACGAGTCCTGGGCCGCCCACTTCGAGCACACCTTCACGCTGACCGAGCGCGGTCCGTGGGTCCTGACCGCGATCGACGGCGGTGAGGCCAAGCTGGCTGAGCTGGGTGTCCCCTTCGGGGGCCGCTGA
- a CDS encoding adenylate kinase, which produces MRLILMGPPGAGKGTQARYVADKFGIPAISTGDIFRANVSQGTELGVEAKRYMDAGEYVPDEVTNLMVRNRIDEDDAKPGFLLDGYPRTLAQVTELDGMIEFTGHSLDAVVVLTVNPDELVARLLQRALTEGRADDTEDVIRRRQEVYAEQTEPLIEVYRERGLLIEVDGLGEVDEVTERIFDALASVHQS; this is translated from the coding sequence ATGAGACTGATCCTGATGGGCCCGCCGGGAGCCGGCAAGGGCACCCAGGCGCGCTACGTGGCGGACAAGTTCGGCATCCCCGCCATCTCCACCGGTGACATCTTCCGCGCGAACGTGTCGCAGGGCACCGAGCTGGGCGTCGAGGCGAAGCGCTACATGGACGCCGGCGAGTACGTGCCCGACGAGGTCACCAACCTCATGGTCCGCAACCGGATCGACGAGGACGACGCCAAGCCCGGGTTCCTGCTCGACGGCTACCCGCGCACCCTGGCGCAGGTGACCGAGCTGGACGGCATGATCGAGTTCACCGGTCACTCCCTCGACGCGGTCGTCGTGCTGACGGTCAACCCCGACGAGCTCGTCGCGCGGTTGCTCCAGCGGGCCCTCACCGAGGGACGTGCGGACGACACCGAGGACGTCATCCGCCGTCGCCAGGAGGTCTACGCCGAGCAGACCGAGCCGCTCATCGAGGTCTACCGGGAGCGCGGGCTGCTGATCGAGGTCGACGGCCTCGGCGAGGTCGACGAGGTCACCGAGCGCATCTTCGACGCGCTCGCCAGCGTCCACCAGAGCTAG
- the secY gene encoding preprotein translocase subunit SecY, with protein MLGAFANAFRTPDLRKKLLFVLLIVAVFRLGSQIPAPGVNTTAVQACFDAVKDDGIYSLINLFSGGALLQLTIFALGIMPYITASIILQLLVVVIPRLETLKKEGQSGQAKITQYTRYVTLALAILQATGIVALARSGNLLQNCDNVLYKNDFRTAAIMVVTMTAGTAVIMWLGELVTDRGIGNGMSILIFTQVVATFPVALWNVQKDQGPWVFSGVIIVGMVVVAGVIFIEQAQRRIPVQYARRMVGRKMFGGSSTYIPLKVNQAGVIPVIFASSLLYLPAMAVQFNTGSTNPVLTWISAHLVKGDHPYYMALYFLLIIFFTYFYVAITFNPQEVADNMKQYGGFIPGIRAGKPTEEYLNYVLSRITLPGALYLGLIALIPLIALVLVNANQNFPFGGTSLLIMVGVALDTVKQIESQLQQRNYEGFLR; from the coding sequence ATGCTAGGCGCATTCGCCAACGCATTCCGAACCCCGGACCTGCGCAAGAAGCTGCTGTTCGTCCTGCTCATCGTGGCGGTCTTCCGGCTCGGGTCGCAGATCCCGGCGCCGGGCGTGAACACCACCGCCGTCCAGGCCTGCTTCGACGCGGTCAAGGACGACGGCATCTACAGCCTGATCAACCTGTTCTCCGGTGGAGCGCTCCTCCAGCTGACCATCTTCGCGCTCGGCATCATGCCGTACATCACTGCGAGCATCATCCTCCAGCTGCTCGTCGTGGTCATCCCGCGGCTCGAGACGCTGAAGAAGGAAGGCCAGTCCGGCCAGGCCAAGATCACCCAGTACACCCGGTACGTCACGCTCGCCCTGGCGATCCTGCAGGCGACCGGCATCGTGGCGCTCGCGCGGTCGGGCAACCTGCTGCAGAACTGCGACAACGTCCTCTACAAGAACGACTTCCGGACCGCGGCCATCATGGTCGTCACGATGACCGCGGGTACCGCCGTCATCATGTGGCTCGGTGAGCTCGTCACCGACCGCGGCATCGGCAACGGCATGTCGATCCTCATCTTCACCCAGGTCGTCGCGACCTTCCCGGTCGCCCTCTGGAACGTGCAGAAGGACCAGGGCCCCTGGGTCTTCAGCGGCGTGATCATCGTCGGCATGGTGGTCGTCGCCGGAGTCATCTTCATCGAGCAGGCGCAGCGCCGGATCCCGGTGCAGTACGCCCGTCGGATGGTCGGCCGCAAGATGTTCGGCGGATCCTCGACCTACATCCCGCTCAAGGTGAACCAGGCCGGCGTCATCCCGGTCATCTTCGCCTCCAGCCTGCTCTACCTGCCCGCCATGGCGGTCCAGTTCAACACCGGGTCGACGAACCCGGTCCTCACCTGGATCAGCGCGCACCTGGTCAAGGGCGACCACCCGTACTACATGGCGCTCTACTTCCTGCTGATCATCTTCTTCACCTACTTCTACGTCGCGATCACCTTCAACCCCCAAGAGGTCGCCGACAACATGAAGCAGTACGGAGGCTTCATCCCCGGGATCCGGGCGGGCAAGCCGACTGAGGAGTACCTCAACTACGTCCTTTCCCGCATCACGTTGCCGGGCGCGCTGTACCTGGGTCTCATCGCACTGATCCCGCTCATCGCGCTCGTGCTGGTCAACGCCAACCAGAACTTCCCGTTCGGTGGCACCTCCCTGCTCATCATGGTCGGTGTCGCACTCGACACCGTGAAGCAGATCGAGAGCCAGTTGCAGCAGCGCAACTATGAAGGTTTCCTGCGATGA
- the rplO gene encoding 50S ribosomal protein L15, whose translation MPLKLHHLRPAPGAKTAKTRVGRGEGSKGKTSGRGTKGTKARYQVPVAFEGGQMPIHMRLPKLKGFKNPFRVEFQVVNLDRISALFPKGGDITVADLVAKGAVRKGQLVKVLGDGELTVKVQITADKFSASAKEKIAAAGGTATEL comes from the coding sequence ATGCCGCTCAAGCTGCACCACCTGCGTCCCGCTCCGGGTGCCAAGACCGCCAAGACCCGCGTGGGTCGTGGTGAGGGCTCGAAGGGTAAGACCTCCGGCCGCGGTACCAAGGGCACCAAGGCTCGCTACCAGGTCCCGGTTGCCTTCGAGGGTGGCCAGATGCCGATCCACATGCGTCTGCCCAAGCTCAAGGGCTTCAAGAACCCGTTCCGGGTCGAGTTCCAGGTCGTGAACCTCGACCGGATCAGCGCCCTGTTCCCGAAGGGTGGCGACATCACCGTCGCCGACCTGGTGGCCAAGGGCGCCGTCCGCAAGGGCCAGCTCGTCAAGGTCCTCGGCGACGGCGAGCTGACCGTCAAGGTCCAGATCACCGCTGACAAGTTCTCGGCATCGGCCAAGGAGAAGATCGCGGCCGCCGGCGGTACCGCGACCGAGCTCTGA
- the rpmD gene encoding 50S ribosomal protein L30 — MAQLRITQKKGLIGLKQNQRDTLRSLGLKRINDVVVKEDRPEFRGMVHTVRHLVTVEEVN, encoded by the coding sequence ATGGCTCAGCTCCGGATCACGCAGAAGAAGGGCCTCATCGGTCTCAAGCAGAACCAGCGCGACACCTTGCGCTCGCTGGGTCTCAAGCGGATCAACGATGTGGTCGTCAAGGAGGACCGCCCGGAGTTCCGGGGCATGGTCCACACGGTCCGTCACCTGGTGACGGTCGAGGAAGTGAACTGA
- the rpsE gene encoding 30S ribosomal protein S5: MSGSQQRGQRAGGGRGGRDGGRGGQQEKSQYIERVVAINRVAKVVKGGRRFSFTALVIVGDGDGMVGVGYGKAKEVPAAIAKGVEEAKKHFFKVPRVQGTIPHPVQGEKAAGVVFLRPAAPGTGVIAGGPVRAVLECAGIHDVLSKSLGSSNQINIVHATVEALRMLEEPESVAARRGLSVEQVAPAALLRARAEGIADANAAAAAEVTA, encoded by the coding sequence ATGAGCGGATCCCAGCAGCGCGGCCAGCGCGCCGGTGGCGGCCGCGGCGGCCGCGACGGTGGTCGCGGCGGTCAGCAGGAGAAGAGCCAGTACATCGAGCGCGTCGTCGCGATCAACCGCGTCGCCAAGGTCGTCAAGGGTGGTCGTCGCTTCAGCTTCACCGCCCTGGTGATCGTCGGTGACGGCGACGGCATGGTCGGCGTCGGCTACGGCAAGGCCAAGGAGGTGCCCGCGGCGATCGCCAAGGGTGTCGAGGAGGCCAAGAAGCACTTCTTCAAGGTCCCGCGCGTCCAGGGCACCATCCCGCACCCGGTCCAGGGCGAGAAGGCCGCCGGCGTCGTGTTCCTGCGCCCCGCGGCCCCCGGTACCGGTGTCATTGCCGGTGGTCCGGTGCGTGCGGTGCTCGAGTGCGCCGGCATCCACGACGTGCTGAGCAAGTCGCTCGGTTCGTCCAACCAGATCAACATCGTGCACGCGACCGTCGAGGCGCTGCGCATGCTCGAGGAGCCCGAGTCCGTGGCCGCTCGCCGTGGCCTCTCGGTCGAGCAGGTGGCCCCGGCGGCTCTGCTGCGGGCACGTGCGGAGGGCATCGCCGACGCGAACGCGGCTGCGGCGGCGGAGGTGACGGCCTGA
- the rplR gene encoding 50S ribosomal protein L18, with translation MAISLKNNKHTAARTASRLRRQVRGRKKLHGTAERPRLVVTRSSKHITVQVVDDLVGKTLAFASTTEKDLRAFDGDKSAKARKVGELVAERAKAAGVGEVVFDRAGNKYHGRIAALADAAREGGLTF, from the coding sequence ATGGCGATCTCGCTGAAGAACAACAAGCACACTGCTGCTCGTACCGCGTCGCGCCTGCGTCGTCAGGTCCGTGGCCGCAAGAAGCTGCACGGCACCGCCGAGCGTCCGCGCCTGGTGGTCACCCGGTCCTCCAAGCACATCACCGTGCAGGTCGTGGACGACCTGGTCGGCAAGACCCTCGCGTTCGCGTCGACCACCGAGAAGGACCTCCGGGCCTTCGACGGCGACAAGTCCGCCAAGGCCCGCAAGGTGGGTGAGCTCGTCGCCGAGCGCGCCAAGGCCGCGGGCGTGGGCGAGGTCGTCTTCGACCGCGCCGGCAACAAGTACCACGGTCGCATCGCGGCCCTTGCCGACGCTGCTCGCGAGGGCGGCCTGACCTTCTGA
- the rplF gene encoding 50S ribosomal protein L6, with amino-acid sequence MSRIGKLPVPVPSGVDVQLDGSVVTVKGPKGTLSHTVAEPITVVKSEDGTLEVQRPNDERRSKALHGLSRTLINNMVVGVTDGFEKKLEIVGVGYRVLSKGPTELEFQLGYSHVINFKAPEGITFAVESQTKLGVVGIDKQLVGEVAANIRKLRKPEPYKGKGVRYAGEHIRRKVGKAGK; translated from the coding sequence ATGTCGCGCATTGGCAAGCTTCCCGTCCCGGTTCCTTCCGGGGTGGACGTCCAGCTGGACGGCAGCGTCGTGACGGTCAAGGGCCCCAAGGGCACCCTGAGCCACACGGTCGCGGAGCCGATCACGGTCGTGAAGTCGGAGGACGGCACCCTCGAGGTGCAGCGTCCGAACGACGAGCGCCGGAGCAAGGCTCTTCACGGCCTCAGCCGCACGCTGATCAACAACATGGTCGTCGGTGTCACCGACGGCTTCGAGAAGAAGCTCGAGATCGTCGGGGTCGGTTACCGGGTGCTCTCCAAGGGCCCCACGGAGCTGGAGTTCCAGCTCGGCTACTCGCACGTGATCAACTTCAAGGCTCCCGAGGGCATCACCTTCGCCGTCGAGTCCCAGACGAAGCTCGGTGTCGTCGGCATCGACAAGCAGCTGGTCGGCGAGGTTGCGGCGAACATCCGCAAGCTGCGCAAGCCCGAGCCGTACAAGGGCAAGGGCGTGCGCTACGCAGGCGAGCACATCCGCCGCAAGGTCGGAAAGGCCGGTAAGTGA
- the rpsH gene encoding 30S ribosomal protein S8 translates to MTMTDPIADMLTRLRNANQAYHDSVSMPYSKLKQGLAEILQQEGYITSWKVADNVDEKGEPAVGKTLTIELKYGRSRERSIAGVRRISKPGLRVYAKSTGLPKVLGGLGVAIISTSQGLLTDRQANKKGVGGEVLAYVW, encoded by the coding sequence ATGACAATGACTGACCCGATCGCAGACATGCTGACGCGTCTGCGCAACGCCAACCAGGCGTACCACGACTCGGTCTCCATGCCCTACAGCAAGCTGAAGCAGGGCCTCGCGGAGATCCTCCAGCAGGAGGGTTACATCACCTCCTGGAAAGTCGCCGACAACGTGGACGAGAAGGGCGAGCCGGCCGTCGGCAAGACCCTGACCATCGAGCTCAAGTACGGCCGCAGCCGTGAGCGCTCGATCGCCGGCGTCCGCCGCATCAGCAAGCCCGGTCTGCGCGTGTACGCGAAGAGCACCGGCCTGCCCAAGGTCCTCGGTGGCCTCGGCGTGGCGATCATCTCGACCAGCCAGGGGTTGCTCACCGACCGCCAGGCCAACAAGAAGGGCGTGGGTGGGGAAGTCCTCGCCTACGTCTGGTAA
- a CDS encoding type Z 30S ribosomal protein S14 gives MAKTGLKVKAAKTPKFKVRGYTRCQRCGRPKAVYRKFGLCRICLREMAHRGELPGVTKSSW, from the coding sequence ATGGCGAAGACTGGACTCAAGGTCAAGGCCGCGAAGACGCCGAAGTTCAAGGTGCGCGGCTACACCCGCTGCCAGCGCTGCGGCCGGCCCAAGGCCGTCTACAGGAAGTTCGGCCTGTGCCGGATCTGCCTGCGCGAGATGGCCCACCGCGGCGAGCTGCCCGGCGTCACCAAGTCGAGCTGGTAA
- the rplE gene encoding 50S ribosomal protein L5: MTETTNIPRMKERYRSEILPALREEFGYANVMQVPGLTKIVVNMGVGEAARDSKLIEGAVKDLTAITGQKPQVTKARKSIAQFKLREGMPIGAHVTLRGDRMWEFLDRLLALALPRIRDFRGLNGKQFDGRGNYTFGLTEQVMFHEIDQDKIDRSRGMDITIVTTATNDDEGRALLKQLGFPFKEN; this comes from the coding sequence ATGACTGAGACGACCAACATCCCGCGGATGAAGGAGCGCTACCGCTCCGAGATCCTCCCCGCCCTGCGCGAGGAGTTCGGCTACGCGAACGTCATGCAGGTCCCCGGCCTGACCAAGATCGTGGTCAACATGGGTGTCGGCGAGGCTGCTCGCGACTCCAAGCTGATCGAGGGTGCTGTCAAGGACCTCACCGCGATCACCGGCCAGAAGCCGCAGGTCACCAAGGCGCGCAAGTCCATCGCCCAGTTCAAGCTGCGCGAGGGCATGCCGATCGGCGCCCACGTGACGCTGCGCGGCGACCGGATGTGGGAATTCCTCGACCGCCTGCTGGCGCTCGCGCTCCCGCGCATCCGTGACTTCCGTGGCCTCAACGGCAAGCAGTTCGACGGTCGCGGCAACTACACCTTCGGTCTCACCGAGCAGGTCATGTTCCACGAGATCGACCAGGACAAGATCGACCGGTCGCGAGGGATGGACATCACCATCGTGACCACCGCCACCAACGACGACGAGGGTCGGGCGCTGCTCAAGCAGCTCGGCTTCCCGTTCAAGGAGAACTGA